A single genomic interval of Solimonas sp. K1W22B-7 harbors:
- a CDS encoding cupin domain-containing protein — translation MQSITKAFAVVVLVLMCGVIAAEGGPIRDRFTPDEIDSKVQAVPGVGSSGVAGIRTVVLHGNPSQPGLYTIQLRVPAGTTIQAHHHPDGRTVTVVSGVWRFGYGQRFDSSALKVLTAGSFYTEPRDDPHFAQTGSEPAVVNITGIGPTGTHYEDPKNDPSIKK, via the coding sequence ATGCAATCCATCACGAAAGCATTTGCGGTTGTAGTTCTTGTCTTGATGTGCGGGGTCATCGCCGCGGAAGGCGGCCCGATCCGGGACCGATTTACTCCAGACGAAATCGACAGCAAGGTCCAGGCAGTGCCAGGAGTGGGTAGTTCCGGCGTGGCAGGCATACGAACCGTAGTTCTACACGGGAACCCGTCGCAACCTGGGCTTTACACGATTCAACTGAGAGTGCCCGCTGGCACAACCATACAGGCCCATCATCATCCGGATGGCCGGACTGTCACGGTCGTCTCAGGAGTCTGGAGATTCGGCTATGGCCAGCGTTTCGATAGCTCGGCGCTGAAGGTTCTGACTGCGGGCAGCTTCTATACCGAGCCGCGGGATGATCCCCACTTCGCGCAAACCGGCAGCGAGCCCGCCGTTGTGAATATCACCGGCATCGGCCCGACGGGAACGCACTACGAAGATCCGAAAAACGACCCCTCAATCAAGAAGTAA
- a CDS encoding alpha/beta fold hydrolase, translated as MKPHAFRLGAGLTCKHKFLYLFIAAFLLGLFQAPAHAASKSPAPQSLEASVNGVQLHYLRAGSGPAVVLLHGYAQTSRMWLPLIPELAKTHTVIAPDLRGAGGSSKPESGYTKKNMAQDIHALTAALGFHQVKIVGHDIGLMVAYSYAAQYPDDVDRIVLMDAFLPGVGDWKNVWLMRDLWHFHFYGEVPLKLVKGRERIYFEHFWNDFAADRNHSVSEADRQFYAKAYAQPGGMRAGFEYFRAFEQDAKDNAELSKVKLNMPMLVLTGERASGTFLIDQGKLVDSNVQGIVIKGSGHWLMDEAPAQVIPLLLEFLNK; from the coding sequence ATGAAACCTCACGCTTTTCGCCTGGGTGCGGGACTCACCTGCAAGCACAAGTTTCTCTACCTGTTCATCGCTGCTTTTCTATTGGGCCTGTTCCAGGCTCCAGCGCATGCCGCAAGCAAATCGCCAGCCCCACAGAGCCTTGAGGCCTCAGTCAATGGTGTGCAGTTGCACTACTTGCGCGCAGGCAGTGGTCCGGCTGTTGTTCTTCTGCACGGTTACGCCCAGACGAGCCGCATGTGGCTCCCCCTCATCCCTGAACTCGCGAAGACCCACACGGTCATCGCGCCGGATCTGCGCGGCGCGGGAGGCTCTTCAAAACCTGAGTCCGGCTACACAAAGAAGAACATGGCGCAGGATATCCACGCGCTGACCGCGGCCCTGGGTTTTCATCAGGTGAAGATCGTGGGACACGACATCGGCCTGATGGTCGCCTACTCCTACGCCGCGCAGTATCCAGACGACGTCGACCGCATTGTGCTGATGGATGCTTTCCTGCCTGGCGTGGGCGACTGGAAGAACGTATGGCTGATGCGTGACCTCTGGCACTTTCATTTCTATGGTGAAGTGCCGCTCAAGCTGGTTAAAGGTCGCGAGCGAATCTACTTCGAGCACTTCTGGAACGATTTCGCGGCTGACCGAAATCACTCGGTGTCGGAGGCAGACCGGCAGTTCTACGCGAAGGCCTATGCGCAGCCTGGCGGCATGCGCGCCGGATTCGAGTACTTCAGGGCTTTCGAGCAGGACGCGAAGGACAACGCGGAACTGTCAAAGGTCAAGCTGAACATGCCGATGCTCGTGCTCACCGGAGAAAGGGCCTCCGGCACCTTCCTGATCGACCAGGGCAAGCTCGTCGATAGCAACGTGCAAGGCATCGTCATCAAAGGAAGTGGCCACTGGTTGATGGATGAAGCGCCGGCGCAGGTCATTCCTCTGCTTCTTGAGTTCCTCAACAAGTAG
- a CDS encoding MFS transporter codes for MLLNSLSIANRCLMHAFSIDIIADLRLSLVQFSLLTGFAFTFFFALSGLAMGTLADRLNRPRLIAAGALVSSVIMAATGAVTNFSQMLAARTLSGIGESALSPAALGLLGDLFSRNRRALAIALFNLGLPIGVSAAYIAAGTYGATMGWRSCFSAIGVFGVLLALPILLFSDQRSKRHALSTDSKKSTANLLRETWRVLVGSPALSLAILGGVLALFAGGTLVLGQLWLVQERGFDKSHAQNIVGAMFLAGGIAGSLIGGMGGDYMQAKRRGGHLYFLAIVFAICAPFGFIYRFMDPSGVMFYVCMFIECMLLTVGYAPLFAFIQSVTPSHVRSTMIAFALLCTSLLGNSLGNLFVGYLAEAFISANVREPITSATLIGTIPFVLTIPCFYLAARAAQHGQTAPSAFSGADRSI; via the coding sequence GTGCTGCTCAACTCTCTGAGTATCGCCAATCGCTGCCTGATGCATGCGTTTTCAATTGACATTATCGCGGACCTGCGCCTGAGCCTCGTGCAGTTCAGTTTGCTTACAGGATTCGCCTTCACCTTCTTCTTCGCCCTGTCCGGCCTCGCAATGGGGACCTTGGCCGATCGCCTGAATCGACCACGTCTTATTGCGGCGGGTGCATTGGTCAGCAGTGTAATCATGGCGGCTACAGGAGCGGTTACCAATTTTTCACAGATGCTCGCTGCTCGCACGCTGAGCGGGATTGGGGAATCCGCCCTTTCGCCTGCAGCACTCGGACTGTTGGGGGATCTTTTCTCGAGGAACCGACGCGCATTGGCGATCGCCCTGTTCAATCTCGGTCTGCCCATCGGAGTCAGCGCCGCCTATATAGCTGCGGGAACCTACGGCGCAACCATGGGGTGGAGAAGCTGTTTTTCCGCCATTGGAGTTTTCGGCGTCCTGCTTGCACTACCCATACTGTTGTTTTCCGACCAACGCTCCAAGAGGCATGCCTTGAGCACGGACTCAAAGAAATCGACTGCGAATCTTCTGCGAGAGACCTGGCGTGTACTGGTCGGATCGCCAGCGCTAAGCCTTGCGATTCTTGGCGGTGTCCTGGCGCTTTTTGCCGGCGGAACCCTAGTCCTCGGACAGCTTTGGCTGGTTCAGGAGCGCGGCTTCGACAAATCCCATGCTCAGAATATCGTGGGTGCGATGTTCCTGGCGGGCGGCATTGCCGGTTCGTTAATCGGTGGGATGGGCGGCGATTACATGCAGGCGAAGCGTAGGGGTGGACATCTCTACTTCCTCGCAATCGTATTCGCCATCTGTGCTCCGTTTGGATTTATCTATCGATTCATGGACCCTTCAGGCGTGATGTTCTATGTGTGCATGTTCATTGAATGCATGTTGCTCACGGTCGGATATGCTCCGCTGTTCGCGTTCATCCAGAGCGTAACACCCTCTCACGTGCGATCAACAATGATCGCCTTCGCTCTTCTCTGCACATCACTACTGGGGAATTCACTGGGGAATCTTTTCGTAGGTTACCTGGCAGAGGCTTTCATCTCCGCGAATGTGAGGGAGCCCATTACGAGTGCGACCTTGATAGGGACGATCCCGTTCGTACTCACAATTCCCTGCTTCTATCTTGCGGCTCGAGCAGCGCAGCATGGACAAACTGCTCCAAGTGCATTCTCTGGTGCAGATCGATCGATCTGA
- the dps gene encoding DNA starvation/stationary phase protection protein Dps has translation MYDTRIDLSISIREKIIPLLQDRLADAVDLFTQVKHAHWNVKGPHFIALHELFDKLAEVVEEHGDMLAERITALGGRADGTARLVAARSALADFPLEIIDGLHYVAAVADRLALFGKAARNAIDRSSNLGDANTADLFTEISREIDKQLWFIDAHLQAER, from the coding sequence ATGTACGACACGAGAATCGATCTTTCAATATCCATCCGCGAAAAGATTATTCCCTTGCTGCAGGATCGACTCGCTGATGCTGTTGATCTATTTACCCAGGTCAAACATGCTCACTGGAACGTCAAGGGTCCCCACTTCATTGCACTCCATGAACTCTTCGACAAACTCGCCGAGGTCGTCGAGGAGCATGGCGACATGCTGGCGGAGCGGATTACCGCCTTAGGTGGGCGCGCCGACGGTACCGCCCGGCTGGTAGCCGCACGCTCCGCACTGGCGGATTTTCCGCTGGAGATCATCGATGGGCTCCACTATGTCGCTGCGGTCGCCGACAGATTGGCTCTGTTTGGCAAGGCGGCACGCAATGCGATTGATCGTTCGAGTAATCTTGGCGATGCCAATACTGCCGATCTCTTCACTGAAATATCGCGTGAGATCGACAAGCAGCTGTGGTTCATCGATGCCCATCTTCAGGCGGAACGCTAA